GAAAATGGCAGAAAAGTAAAATATTTGTATTCTGTACAATAAGGCATATTTCTTCGTGAGCAGCTTTTCTTATAGAATATAAAGCATTTTACCGGTGTAAGAATTCTTTGTTGTACTATTTAAGATCACGCCAACCACAATTTGTACATGCTTCACCCTTAAGTGAACGATAACATTACTATTGGGTGTCTTCTCTATACAGAGTTTAAAATCCGGTGCCATCAATACAATAATAGAAAACTTACCCTTTACGGAGATAGTATCTTTACTCTCTTGCTTTTACAATTGAGAGAAGCGCTTGAGCTGGATTTTATAGAAATTTTTTTCTGCGGGTTATGGCGAATTATGATAAGTAACAGGCTGAAAATAAAAAAATCCCAGAGGGTTGAAAGATGAATGAAAATGATGATTTGAATCGTGGTACGGTAATTTCGGTTCGGGGAAGTGTAATTGATGCGCACTTTCCCTACCAGCTTCCTGCGATTCGAAACCAGCTGAGAGCCGGAGATCACGGTAAGATTGTAATCGAAGTTATAATCCATCTTGATTCCGAAACAATTCGGGGAATTGCTTTGACGCCAACACAAGGGTTATTTCGTGGCGCTCCTGTAGCGGATTTAGGTCAACCTCTTAAAGTTCCCGTAGGAAAGCAACTATTATCAAGAATTTTTAACGTATTCGGAGAGACAATTGATAAAAAAGAGGAACTTCAGGGAATAGAGTGGCGCTCTATTAACCAGAGACCCGTACCTTTATCTCAACGGATAGTTACTTCGAGACTTTTTGAAACGGGAATTAAAGTAATAGATGTTCTCTCTCCTCTGGAGATGGGTGGAAAGGCTGGTTTGTTTGGAGGGGCTGGTGTTGGTAAAACAGTCTTAATCATGGAGATGATCAATAATATGGCTAAGCAGTATCAGGGAATTAGTATATTCTGCGGGATTGGTGAACGTTGCCGTGAAGGAGAGGAGATTTATCGGGAAATACAGGAGGTGGGGGTATTGGATAATGCAATTCTTATCTTTGGACAAATGAATGAGCCGCCAGGCGCTCGATTTAGAGTTGGGCATGCTGCTTTAACTATGGCGGAGTATTTTCGGGACGAAGAAGGTAAGGATATATTACTTCTTATTGATAACGTCTTTCGTTTTATTCAGGCAGGGGCAGAGGTTTCTGGTCTTGTAGGGCATATTCCTTCCCGTGTTGGATATCAACCGACATTGGGAACTGAGCTTGCCGAGCTGGAGGAGAGGATTTCCAGTACCAACAGAGGTGCTATTACCTCGGTTCAGGCTGTATATGTTCCGGCTGATGATTTTACCGACCCTGCAGCAGTGCACACGTTTGGCCATCTGTCCACTTCGGTAGTATTATCCCGGAAAAGAGCTGGTCAGGGTCTTTATCCTGCAATCGATCCACTTCAGTCCAGCTCAAATATGTTGACGCCGAATATTGTCGGAAACAAGCACTACACGATAGCCCAGGGAGTTAGGCAGAATCTGGAAGAGTATGAGGAATTAAAAGATATCATTGCCATGCTGGGATTAGAGGAGCTATCGCAAACCGAGCAGAAAACGGTGAACCGAGCCAGAAGATTAGAAAGATTTTTAACCCAACCATTTTTTACGACAGAGCAATTCACCGGTCGCAAAGGTAAGATGGTGAGCTTAGAAAATGCCCTTGAGGGTTGTGAGCGTATTTTGAATGATGAGTTTGCCGGCTATCCCGAAGAATCATTATATATGATTGGAAAAATAAGCGAAGCAAAAAAATCTTGAAACTGAAAATCTTATTACCAGCAGAAATTTTTATTGATCAGGAAGTAACCAAGGTAACTGCTGAAGCCGAAAACGGTTGCTTTTGCCTTTTACCGCGGCATGTCGATTTTGTGACAGCGCTTGTTCCGGGTCTTTTATCATTTGTATCTAAGGCAGGGAAAGAAGAGTTCATTGCTGTTGATGAAGGAATCCTTATTAAGGCAGGCCCTGAAGTTCTCGTCTCTACGAGAAATGCAATAGGAGGGCTTGATCTAGGAACATTACGGCGAACAATAGAAGGACAATTTGAGGCGTTAAGTGACCAGGAAAAGAAGGCGCGTTCAGTTTTAGCAAATATAGAGGCCAGCTTTGTCCGGCGTTTTCTTAAATTGAAATAGCATGGTTAAGAATAAAAAAGAAAAATATAGCCACGGAGAAGAATTTAGCAAAAAGGTAGGAATAAAAGAATCGCGCAGGATAAAGGCCCGGCAGAAGAAAGGGTTTAGTATTCTCTATGGATTAAGTATGTTTGGTATGGTTGGTTGGTCGGTAACTATTCCAACCATAATTCTTACCCTAATCGGAATCTGGCTGGATAGAAAGTGGCCTGGCAGATTTTCATGGACCCTTACGCTCATTGTCATGGGAGTAATCCTTGGATGTCTGAATGCATGGTATTGGGTAAGAAAGGAGAGCCGGGGCGATTGAGTTTATATAGATAACGTTATCATAATTATGGTATATCCTGATTTAACATTGAGGAATTTCAATTATGTAGGGCAATCCTTTAGGGTTGTCTGGCAAGGCTAAAGCCTCGCCCTGCATATGATCTATGTAACTGCAGAGTGAGAGAACAATGACCAGAGGGTGTTTCTATTTAAGTTACTTATAGATGGTATTGTAAACCTAATGCAACGTTTAGAAAATCCAAACAGTGGCTCTTATTTCGATCTGCTTGTTTTGCTTTGCTCGTTCCCAAACCATGTCTTCATGAAAATGGGAATGAGTTTAGGATTAAGCAGAAAAATCTCTGTCAAAGACAGCCTCTTAAAAGTGTAGAAAATGTAAAGAAGGCACAGGTATGGCAAATGATATTATTTTTATCGTATTGTCTCTTGCCAATGGTATTGGACTGAGCATACTGTATTTTGGAGGTCTTTGGTTAACGGTACAGGTTCTCCCTGTATCGGGTCGCCCTGCATTTTTTATGGCAGGTAGTTTTCTTATGCGTATTGCAGCTATCTTGTGTGGTCTTTATGTTATTATTCCTCATGGTGAATGGAAATCTTTCTTGGCTTTCATGCTGGGGTTTCTTTTCATGCGGATTGTTTTGATCCAACGATTACAATCACGGCATATTAATTTTAGACTTTTACTAAAGAAAAGATAATTATGGAAATAAGTCCTGACTCTGTCACGATTTTTACCTGGGGATATTTTCGTATCAACGCCACCATCGTATATACCTGGGTAGTAATGGTCTTATTGATCATTGTTTCCCTCTTAGTAACTCAAAATCTTTCTGCAGGATTTGCATTATCCCGCTGGCAGAACTTTCTCGAGACCATTGTAGATTCTATGAGGAACCAGATTCGTGAAATTATTCGCCAGAGACCGGAGCCGTACTTATCTTTCATAGGTACATTGTTTCTGTTTATCTCGATTTCAAACTTTCTCAGCATTGTGCCTGGATATCATCCTCCAACAAGTTCGTTTTCGACTACAGCAGCATTAGCTATTTGTGTGTTTTTTGCGGTTCCCTTTTTCAGTATTACACAATCAGGACTTGCAGGGTATCTGAAGTATTATATAAAACCTTCAATATTCATGCTTCCCTTTAATATTCTCGGGGAAATTTCACATACGCTGACACTCGCAATCCGGCTATTCGGGAACATAATGAGCGGAACCTTAATCGGTGCAATATTGATTTCAGTTATACCTTTTTTTATTCCGGCAGTGATGGAGGTATTAGAGTTATTAATTGGACAAATTCAAGCCTATATCTTTGCTATCCTTGCTGCTGTATATATTGCATCTGCGACCCGTGCTGGCCGCAACGAGGGATGATCAGGAAGGATTAAACAGAAAGGAGATCGTAACATGGAAATGAAAGATATTGTTAGTTTAGCTTCAATCATTATTGCAGGACTTACTATTGCTATTGGTTCGATTGGTCCTGCACTGGGAGAAGGACGGGCTTTAGCTCAGGCATTGAGTTCCATTGCGCAACAACCAGACGAGGCTAGTACCATTACCCGAACGTTATTTGTTGGTTTGGCAATGATAGAATCCGTTGCTATTTATTGCTTTGTTATTTCTGTAATTCTTATTTTTGCCAACCCATTTTGGAATCATGTAGTCTCGCAGGCGGGAAAATAGCCTATGCAGATTGATGTACTCACGTTAATAGCGCAAATAATCAATTTTGTAATACTGGTGGTCCTGCTAAAGTACTTTCTGTATAACCGGATTGTTAAGGTTATGGATGAACGTAAAGAGAAAATTATTTCGCAGTTAAAAGACGCAGACCAGAAGAAACAGGAGGCGGAGCAGGAAGCTGAATCTTATCGGAAAAAACTCAAAGAGCTGGATGATAAATACGAAGAAATGCTTTCAAAAGCTCATGAAGAGGTAGAATCTCAGCGAAAAGAATTACTGAAAAAGGCTCATGGTGAGATAAGGGAAGCCCAGGTTAAGTGGTATGAGGCAATTCAGCATGAGAGACAATTATTCATGAACGACATCCGCCAACAAGCGGGCAAAGAGGTTTGTGCTGTTGCACGTCGCGCCCTGGCAGATTTGGCAGATGCCGATCTTGGGCGGCAGATAATTGACTTCTTTATCAAAAAAATCCAAAGGTTGGATAAACAGGAAAGAGATACCCTGAGAAGATCTATACAGGGATCGAAAAAGTATGAAATTGATATAAACAGTGCATTTGAGATTCCACAGGAAATGCGCCAAAAAATGATACATGAAATACAAAAACAAATTACCAGTAATAGTAATGTGCGGTTTACGACATCGCCTAACCTGATCTGTGGAATAGAACTAAAAGTGGATGGACATAAAATTTCCTGGAATCTGGAGAATTACTTACGTGATCTGGAAGATAATGTAACCAATGCTATCGAAAGAAAAGTAAGGGAAAATCAAGAAAATATGTATCAGGAAAAGCAAAATGGAAAACGCCAGGAAAAAGAATGAATGCAGGAGGGAAAAAGATCCTTTCAGATGAAGGAGATAAAAAACGAGGATGGTGAACACGGGGAAGAATAAGAGAGAGCTGAAAACTGTTCTGGACGATACTTTTCAGGTTCTTAACGGAACACTTCGGGAGCACAAGGCCAAACTCGAATCCCGGGAGACAGGCGCTATACATTTTATTGGCGAAGGCATTGCCCGGGTGAAAGGATTACCGGATGTTAAACTTAACGAACTCATTCGTTTTTCAGATAATAAAACAGGAATTGCATTCAATCTCGATCCGGAAGAAATTGGCATCGTTTTACTGGATGAGGCGCAGACTTTAAAAGCTGGTAGTGAAGTTTATCGTACCGGCAGAGTTTTGGATACACCAGTAGGCGATGCTCTCCTTGGCCGTGTTGTTGATTCTCTGGGTCGTCCTCTGGATGAACGGGGACCATTACATGCTTCCCAGCGGCAGCCTATTGAACGGGAAGCTCCGGGAATTCTGGACCGTGCACCAGTAAGTGTTCCTCTGCAAACAGGAATTCTGGTAATTGATGCCCTGATTCCTATTGGAAGAGGTCAACGGGAATTAATTCTTGGCGATAGGCAAACTGGCAAAACTTCCATTGCAGTTAATGCTATAATCAATCAGAGGGATAAAGATGTTATTTGTGTTTATTGTTCAATAGGGCAGAAAATTTCCGGAGTCGCAAAGGTAATTGATGACTTACGTAAATACGGGGCAATGGAAAAATGTATTGTAGTAGTAGCTACCGGAGAGGATTCTCCGGGACTAAGATTTGCTGCTCCGTACGCCGCTACCTCTATGGCAGAATACTTTATGGAACAAGGGAAAGATGTCTTAATCGTATATGATGATTTATCCCATCATGCGCGTACGTATCGGGAGATCTCTTTGCTTCTTCGTAGACCTCCTGCCAGAGAGGCGTACCCTGGCGATATATTCTATATTCACTCGCGATTGCTTGAGCGTTCTACTCATCTGAGTAAGGAGTATGGTGGCGGTTCTCTTACTGCTTTGCCTATTGTTGAGACAGAAGCACAAAATATATCAGCATATATTCCAACGAATCTTATTTCTATTACTGATGGCCAAATTTATCTTTCTCCCGAGCTATTTCAAAAAGGTATTTTGCCTGCTCTTGATGCTGGGAAATCAGTTTCCCGCGTGGGAGGAAAAGCGCAATTATCAGCATACCATGAAATTGCCGGTAATTCGCGCCTGTCTTATTCTCAGTTTGAAGAATTAGAATCATTTGCGCGTTTTGGAACACGACTTGACGAAAGAACGCGAAAGATACTTGCGCGTGGTCAGCATATCCGTGAGATTTTGAAACAATCGCCGTATGATTTACTATCGGCTCCTGAGCAGGTTGTTATCCTCTTGTCGGTGACACAAGGCCTCTTTGATAATGTCCCAATCGGTAAGATGAATGAGGTTAAAAAGGCTGTTCGAAAGGTGACTTTGGAAAAGCTGTCCGATATAGGGAAACGGATTCTGGCAGATGAAAAACTGAATAATGATGACAAAAAAGCAATACTCGGTACGGTAGAAAAGACCATACAATCAGGTAATTATTCAAAAAAAGGAAAAGAGATCGGGAATGGAAACGTATGAGTCGTTGCGGGGTAAATTGAGAAGCGCACAAGAATTAAAGTCTATCGTCAGGACTATGAAGACTATAGCTGCAGTTGCTATCCGGCAATATGAGAGGGCTGTAGAATCGCTTTCCGAGTATAACCGGGCCGTTGAACTGGGGTTCCAATTTCTTTTGAAAAAAGAACCTGAGAGGGTGATGGAACGAGGCCAAATGCCGGGCGGCAATCTTTGTGCAATAGTCTTTGGTTCAGATCAGGGCATGTGTGGACAGTTTAATGATCGAATCGTATCGTTTGCAATTGATAACATGAATAGGATTCAAAAACCGGAAGGCAGAATACTTTTGGGTATTGGTGTACGGGTAGCTGCGCGTCTTGAAGGGGAAAAGCAGCCCGTGGAAGAACAATTTTCAGTTCCCGGATCAGTTGAAGGCATTACTTCCATGGTACAAAAGATATTGATTAGAATAGAGGATTTACGCTCCAATAAAGAGATTGACCAGATTATCATTTTTTATCATAAACGCATATCAGGCTCAACGTATAACCCCCGCATGGTATATCTTCTTCCTTTAAATAAAGAGTGGCTTCGAAGCTTAGAAGAAAGGGAGTGGCCTGCACGTGTTCTTCCCCTATACACTATGGATTGGAATCAATTATTTTCAGCATTAATCCGCCAATACCTGTTCTTTTTGTTATACCGCGCATCTGCGGAATCTCTTGCCAGTGAGAATGCCAGTCGTTTATCATCAATGCAGGCTGCAGAGAAAAACATTGAGGATCGTCTGGAAGAGCTCAGAACTCAATTTAATCAGCAACGCCAGGATTCAATTACTGCCGAAATGATGGATATTGTGGCCGGCTTTGAGGCATTAACCAGCGAGAGAAGAGAGGAGCAATTTTCTTGAGAAAGCAGAGAAGATATGCAGATTATTACCCTGACGATGAACCCCACGATTGATACCAGTTGCAGCGTAGATCATGTTGTTGCTGAGAAAAAATTGCGGGGTAAAACTTCCCGCCATGAGCCGGGCGGCGGCGGTATCAATGTTTCCCGCGCAATAAAAAAATTGGGTGGAGAATCCACAGCTCTGTATACTTCAGGAGGACCAATAGGACAGATGTTGCAAATATTGCTTAATCAGGAGAAGATCAATCACCAGCCAATTGAAATCGAAGGAATGACGCGTGAAAATTTTATTGTATTAGAAGAGTCTACACGGCGGCAATTCCGTTTTGGTATGCCAGGACCAACGTTACATGACAGGGAATGGCAGCAATGCTTAGATAGTATATCTCGTATCACACCGAGCCCGGAGTATATTGTTGCAAGCGGAAGCCTTCCGCCTGGAGTACCTGATGATTTCTATGCACAGGTAGCACAGAGAGCAAAAAAGCCTGGCAGCCGAATATGTATTGATACATCAGGTGAAGCATTGCGTTTAGCGGCAGATGCGCATGTATATTTGCTCAAGCCTAATATGAGTGAACTCCAGTACCTTGCAGGGGAAAAAATTAAAAATGAATCACACATGAAGGAAGTAGCAAAGAAGATTATTGAAAGGGGAAAAAGCGAAGTTGTTGTTATTTCTCTCGGTGCGGCAGGCGCCTTCCTGGCGTCAAAGGATGGGTATGAGAGCATACGGGCGCCCGTAGTGCCAATAGAGAGTAAGGTTGGTGCTGGCGACAGCATGATGGCTGGTATAGTAGTAAGCCTGGCAAAGGGAAGTTCGCTGCGGAATGCTGTCCGTTTCGGTATAGCGACCGGATCTGCTGCAGTAATGACTCCTGGTACCGAATTGTGCCGCCGGGAGGATGCAGAGTACTTATATCAGCAGATGATTTCAGGAATTGCATAAGATTTTGAAGAGGTGTTAAACAATGGAGGATAGCAGGCTCGTTAAGGTTGAAGACTATGAAGTGATTGTTGGTAGTGAGAAAGTTGAACGGGTGAGAGAAAAAGCTAAGCTCCTTCAGGATCTTCATGTTGTTCATATAAATTCAACATATTATGGCGGAGGTGTAGCTGAGATATTATCGTCGTTGATACTTTTGATGAACAGTACCGGTATTAAGACTGGATGGAGAGTGATTCAGGGATCTCCCGATTTTTTCACTATTACGAAAAAGATACACAATGCCTTGCAGGGTGGGGATATTAATCTTACCGATCGTAAATTGAAGATTTATGAGGATGTTGTGTATGAGAATGCCATTCGAAACCATCTGGATCACGATATGGTTATTATTCACGATCCTCAACCTCTTCCGATGATCAGGCATTATAAAAGGAAATGCCCCTGGATATGGCGTTGCCATATCGATTTGACAAATCCAAACAGGGAACTATGGAATTATTTGTCTCCGCTTATAGAAAGATATGATGCTGTAATCTTGAGTATCAGGGAATATCAGCAGAAATTGAAGACACCACAATTATTTTTTCTGCCGGCAATCAATCCCTTTTCTATTAAAAACCGGGATATGACAGAAGCAGAAATACAAGAGCGTTTGGTACATTATAATATCCCAACAGATCTTCCTTTGGTAGTACAGGTTTCCCGATTTGACCGATGGAAAGATCCTGAAGGTGTTATTAGGGCATTCAAAATAGCAAGAAAGGAAATTGATTGTACTCTTGTGTTGTTAGGCAATATTGCAACAGATGACCCGGAAGGAGAAGCGGTGTATGATTCTCTGATTAAACAGAGAGAAGATCGTATCATTATTCTTTCCCATCAGGATACGGCGCTGGTGAATGCCCTTCAGAGAAGGGCGACTGTTGTGATGCAAAAGTCAATTCGTGAGGGCTTTGGTTTGACCGTAGCAGAAGCCATGTGGAAGGGTGCCGCTGTTATTGGAGGAAATGTTGGTGGTATACGATATCAGATTGAAGACGGGGTAAATGGATTCCTCGTATCATCTGTAGAGGAAGCAGCAGACAGGCTTATTCAGTTACTTAAAAATAAGAAATTGCGGGAAGAAATGGGGCAAAGGGCAAGAGAAACGGTACGGGAGAAGTTTCTCCTGATTCGTCTTTTGGAGCAATATCTTGACCTGTTCGGGTCTTTTGAGACCCTTTATTTACTGAGAGGGTCAATTGTTGTCTAACTCTTTCCTCATAGAGCACAACCTTAAGAAGCGCTGCAGAAAGATGGGAATCTTTTTTCCTCAATACAATCTAAAATTCTCGTAACAATACTTTGGGAGGTGTCCTATGTTTGGGAATCGAATTACATTATTTAAGTTGTTTGGTTTTGAGGTAAAGATTGATATTAGCTGGCTGATTCTTGCAGTACTCATCACCTTTACCTTAGCCAGGGGATTTTTCCCCCATTATTATAAGGGTTTGCCACTGTTAACGTATTGGTGGATGGGGTTAAGCGGCGCTTTAGGTTTTTTTGCCTCGATTATTTTCCATGAATTCTGGCACTCCTTTGTCGCACGGAGATATGGATTGCCGATGAAAGGGATTACCCTGTTTATTTTTGGCGGTGTAGCGGAAATGGGAGATGAGCCTCCCAACGCAAAAACTGAGTTCCTGATGGCAATTGCCGGTCCTCTTTCAAGTATTTTCCTTGGATTTGGATTCTTTGGGATAAATCTGCTCATTCCCAGGAGTGATCCATTACTGCCAATGAAAGGTGTAATCGGTTATCTTGCGTATATTAATCTCATTCTGGCAGCATTCAATCTGTTGCCTGCTTTTCCTCTTGATGGGGGACGTATCCTCCGGTCAGCCATTTGGAAATGGACTGACAATATTCGTTGGGCAACGAGGGTAGCATCATGGACCGGCTCTTTTTTCGGTATAGCGCTTATGATTTTAGGGATTCTTAGTATTTTCCAGGGAAATTTTATTGGCGGAATATGGTTCTTTGTGATAGGTATGTTTGTGAAAAATGCGGCTCAAATATCGTATCAGCAAGTGCTGCTCCGTAATGTGCTCGCAGGTAAAAGGGTAGGCTATTTTACGAAATTAGATCCTGTTTTTGTGCCGCCTTCAATATCGATAGAGCAGTTTGTGGAAGAGTATTTCTACAAATACCACTTCAAAATGTTTCCTGTCGTGGAGGATACAAACATCGTAGGGTGTATCAACATTGCTCAGGTGAAAAATATTCCCCGGAATGAATGGAACCAGCATACGGTTAGAGAACTTGCAAAAAAATGTTTGCCTGAAAATACCATTTCTCCGGAAGCCGACACGCTGAAAGCCCTTTCTTTAATGAAACAGAATGGCAATACTAAGCTTATGGTTGTTGAAGATCGCAAGTTAATCGGTATTATTACTCTCAAAGATATTTTACAGTATTTTTCCGCCAGAATGGATCTGGAAGAATACTCGGGAAAATAACATGCAATAGCACATGCTATCAATTTTATCAACGAAACACGGATGACAAAGAGTATTCGCCAATGGGGAAATGCTGATAGTATTTTACCCTGTGTTTACCGGTAATTACTTTAATTCGGATTGAAGATATTTTCTTTATCTCTTCCTTCCGGAATCTGAGAAAGAAGTTACCTATGAGAACAGTACAATTACGATTTACTGATTTAATTATTGGAAAAATACTATCTTTCCGATGGAATCAAGGTGTAATGAAGATGCTCCCCGTGGCTTGCGTGTGCATACCCATTTTGATTCATACCACATCTTCACCTATTTGTGCACAAAATCAGTACATGAAGGATATCTATATTCCATTTGCTATAGAGGCCAAATTGTTAGCTGATGAAATGACATCTCGCCATTTGATAAATATCCGGACAAAAGATGGTGTTGTTACCCTTTCAGGGTACGTGGATAATCCTCTCGATTGTGAACGAGCAATTAAGATGGTTGAAGCGATGAGTGATATCCAATCTGTTGTTAACAATATTTCTGTAACTCATATTGTCCGGCCTGATAATCAAATTATGTTCGGCAGGAAAAAGAATTCCAATTTAACTCATGCGCGGGATTTTCAAAAGATCGATATGGATTTCAAGAAAAGAATACTGCCTCTATCTTATGGTAACTTTATTGCCGGAGCTTTTCCTGTAGATCCTACAGCTCTTGAGATTAAAAGAAAAATGACTGATACACTACTGCACGAGGATGAACGTGGAAATACATCTGACGAGGAAATTAAAAGAGCCGTGAGAGATGCTATTTTTCATAATCCAAAGGTAGTTTCAATCAATATACAGGTAGAAGTAAAAGAAGGGGTAGTTATTTTGACCGGTGCAGTAGATAACCCGGAAGCGAAAACTGCTGCCGGGGAAGAGGCGAAGAATACGACAGGTGTATTCATGGTTAAAAATTATTTGAGAATACGGCCCTGGATGTTACCCGGTTACTCTACAACTGCTGAGAGGGTTCGTGATATATTATCGAGAAATTCCCTAACAAGGCATCTGGATATTGATACTGAAGTCCAAAATGGCAATGTATATCTTTACGGCACCGTTAGTACCCTTTTAGAGAAACAATATGCCGGAGAAATAGCATCACAGGTGACTGGTGCAGTAAGTGTTATTAATAAACTGACTATTAATTCCCGATGGTTGCCAAAAACTGATAAAGAGATTAAAGAAAAAGTTGAAACAGAACTTATTTTTAGCGTTTTTGTCCATAGCCCTGAGATTTCTGTAAATGTGAAAAATGGTGTAGCATATCTTACCGGCTCAGTTCATACCCGGCAAGAGGCTCTTGCAGCTATAGAAAATGCA
The genomic region above belongs to Candidatus Jettenia caeni and contains:
- a CDS encoding F0F1 ATP synthase beta subunit: MNENDDLNRGTVISVRGSVIDAHFPYQLPAIRNQLRAGDHGKIVIEVIIHLDSETIRGIALTPTQGLFRGAPVADLGQPLKVPVGKQLLSRIFNVFGETIDKKEELQGIEWRSINQRPVPLSQRIVTSRLFETGIKVIDVLSPLEMGGKAGLFGGAGVGKTVLIMEMINNMAKQYQGISIFCGIGERCREGEEIYREIQEVGVLDNAILIFGQMNEPPGARFRVGHAALTMAEYFRDEEGKDILLLIDNVFRFIQAGAEVSGLVGHIPSRVGYQPTLGTELAELEERISSTNRGAITSVQAVYVPADDFTDPAAVHTFGHLSTSVVLSRKRAGQGLYPAIDPLQSSSNMLTPNIVGNKHYTIAQGVRQNLEEYEELKDIIAMLGLEELSQTEQKTVNRARRLERFLTQPFFTTEQFTGRKGKMVSLENALEGCERILNDEFAGYPEESLYMIGKISEAKKS
- a CDS encoding F0F1 ATP synthase delta/epsilon subunit, encoding MKLKILLPAEIFIDQEVTKVTAEAENGCFCLLPRHVDFVTALVPGLLSFVSKAGKEEFIAVDEGILIKAGPEVLVSTRNAIGGLDLGTLRRTIEGQFEALSDQEKKARSVLANIEASFVRRFLKLK
- a CDS encoding putative F0F1 ATP synthase subunit, yielding MVKNKKEKYSHGEEFSKKVGIKESRRIKARQKKGFSILYGLSMFGMVGWSVTIPTIILTLIGIWLDRKWPGRFSWTLTLIVMGVILGCLNAWYWVRKESRGD
- a CDS encoding F0F1 ATP synthase A subunit codes for the protein MVLLIIVSLLVTQNLSAGFALSRWQNFLETIVDSMRNQIREIIRQRPEPYLSFIGTLFLFISISNFLSIVPGYHPPTSSFSTTAALAICVFFAVPFFSITQSGLAGYLKYYIKPSIFMLPFNILGEISHTLTLAIRLFGNIMSGTLIGAILISVIPFFIPAVMEVLELLIGQIQAYIFAILAAVYIASATRAGRNEG
- a CDS encoding F0F1 ATP synthase C subunit, whose protein sequence is MEMKDIVSLASIIIAGLTIAIGSIGPALGEGRALAQALSSIAQQPDEASTITRTLFVGLAMIESVAIYCFVISVILIFANPFWNHVVSQAGK
- a CDS encoding F0F1 ATP synthase B subunit, with amino-acid sequence MQIDVLTLIAQIINFVILVVLLKYFLYNRIVKVMDERKEKIISQLKDADQKKQEAEQEAESYRKKLKELDDKYEEMLSKAHEEVESQRKELLKKAHGEIREAQVKWYEAIQHERQLFMNDIRQQAGKEVCAVARRALADLADADLGRQIIDFFIKKIQRLDKQERDTLRRSIQGSKKYEIDINSAFEIPQEMRQKMIHEIQKQITSNSNVRFTTSPNLICGIELKVDGHKISWNLENYLRDLEDNVTNAIERKVRENQENMYQEKQNGKRQEKE
- a CDS encoding F0F1 ATP synthase alpha subunit — protein: MVNTGKNKRELKTVLDDTFQVLNGTLREHKAKLESRETGAIHFIGEGIARVKGLPDVKLNELIRFSDNKTGIAFNLDPEEIGIVLLDEAQTLKAGSEVYRTGRVLDTPVGDALLGRVVDSLGRPLDERGPLHASQRQPIEREAPGILDRAPVSVPLQTGILVIDALIPIGRGQRELILGDRQTGKTSIAVNAIINQRDKDVICVYCSIGQKISGVAKVIDDLRKYGAMEKCIVVVATGEDSPGLRFAAPYAATSMAEYFMEQGKDVLIVYDDLSHHARTYREISLLLRRPPAREAYPGDIFYIHSRLLERSTHLSKEYGGGSLTALPIVETEAQNISAYIPTNLISITDGQIYLSPELFQKGILPALDAGKSVSRVGGKAQLSAYHEIAGNSRLSYSQFEELESFARFGTRLDERTRKILARGQHIREILKQSPYDLLSAPEQVVILLSVTQGLFDNVPIGKMNEVKKAVRKVTLEKLSDIGKRILADEKLNNDDKKAILGTVEKTIQSGNYSKKGKEIGNGNV
- a CDS encoding F0F1 ATP synthase gamma subunit; the encoded protein is METYESLRGKLRSAQELKSIVRTMKTIAAVAIRQYERAVESLSEYNRAVELGFQFLLKKEPERVMERGQMPGGNLCAIVFGSDQGMCGQFNDRIVSFAIDNMNRIQKPEGRILLGIGVRVAARLEGEKQPVEEQFSVPGSVEGITSMVQKILIRIEDLRSNKEIDQIIIFYHKRISGSTYNPRMVYLLPLNKEWLRSLEEREWPARVLPLYTMDWNQLFSALIRQYLFFLLYRASAESLASENASRLSSMQAAEKNIEDRLEELRTQFNQQRQDSITAEMMDIVAGFEALTSERREEQFS
- a CDS encoding phosphofructokinase — translated: MQIITLTMNPTIDTSCSVDHVVAEKKLRGKTSRHEPGGGGINVSRAIKKLGGESTALYTSGGPIGQMLQILLNQEKINHQPIEIEGMTRENFIVLEESTRRQFRFGMPGPTLHDREWQQCLDSISRITPSPEYIVASGSLPPGVPDDFYAQVAQRAKKPGSRICIDTSGEALRLAADAHVYLLKPNMSELQYLAGEKIKNESHMKEVAKKIIERGKSEVVVISLGAAGAFLASKDGYESIRAPVVPIESKVGAGDSMMAGIVVSLAKGSSLRNAVRFGIATGSAAVMTPGTELCRREDAEYLYQQMISGIA
- a CDS encoding glycosyltransferase; the protein is MEDSRLVKVEDYEVIVGSEKVERVREKAKLLQDLHVVHINSTYYGGGVAEILSSLILLMNSTGIKTGWRVIQGSPDFFTITKKIHNALQGGDINLTDRKLKIYEDVVYENAIRNHLDHDMVIIHDPQPLPMIRHYKRKCPWIWRCHIDLTNPNRELWNYLSPLIERYDAVILSIREYQQKLKTPQLFFLPAINPFSIKNRDMTEAEIQERLVHYNIPTDLPLVVQVSRFDRWKDPEGVIRAFKIARKEIDCTLVLLGNIATDDPEGEAVYDSLIKQREDRIIILSHQDTALVNALQRRATVVMQKSIREGFGLTVAEAMWKGAAVIGGNVGGIRYQIEDGVNGFLVSSVEEAADRLIQLLKNKKLREEMGQRARETVREKFLLIRLLEQYLDLFGSFETLYLLRGSIVV
- a CDS encoding peptidase gives rise to the protein MFGNRITLFKLFGFEVKIDISWLILAVLITFTLARGFFPHYYKGLPLLTYWWMGLSGALGFFASIIFHEFWHSFVARRYGLPMKGITLFIFGGVAEMGDEPPNAKTEFLMAIAGPLSSIFLGFGFFGINLLIPRSDPLLPMKGVIGYLAYINLILAAFNLLPAFPLDGGRILRSAIWKWTDNIRWATRVASWTGSFFGIALMILGILSIFQGNFIGGIWFFVIGMFVKNAAQISYQQVLLRNVLAGKRVGYFTKLDPVFVPPSISIEQFVEEYFYKYHFKMFPVVEDTNIVGCINIAQVKNIPRNEWNQHTVRELAKKCLPENTISPEADTLKALSLMKQNGNTKLMVVEDRKLIGIITLKDILQYFSARMDLEEYSGK